Proteins found in one Oncorhynchus mykiss isolate Arlee chromosome 3, USDA_OmykA_1.1, whole genome shotgun sequence genomic segment:
- the LOC110514708 gene encoding leucine-rich repeat and immunoglobulin-like domain-containing nogo receptor-interacting protein 1 produces the protein MFVESVVRWGAWSILLQCGLLGVSAGDFPWPCPARCVCRLETLEVNCSDKQLTSVSEGFASGTQRINLSRNKLKMLGRRQFFGMTQLEDLDISDNVIAMIEVEAFQGLQNLKTLCIRSNRLKIISVGVFSGLPSLRFLDLSENEILVFLDFTFRELVSLHQLEAGENDLVFISQRAFTGLQNLQELNLDRSNLTSIPTEALSQLQSLTRLRMIRLTISALPNNAFRRLHRLRSLVISHWPLLDKLASNSLIGLNLTSLVISSCNLSAVPYQALRHLVYLGYLDLSYNPITAIQGNLLGDLLRLQELHLAGGNLLRIEPGAFRGLAYFRLLNVTSNQLSTLEDSAFHSVGNLQVLRLDGNPLACDCRLLWVVRRRQRLNFDGRQPTCSTPDMVREREFRDFSEKELPRLFTCRQARIVDRRSQEVRVEEGTTVLFSCKADGDPMPSFTWLSAQRIPLSTTGRIRVLSNGTLEVRYAQVQDSGTYQCTAGNAAGNDSLYVSLYVKGFPRNRTMPFFTDEGWIESSHAPTANSSAQVANQYPFDAKTLIIATTMGFLSFLSSVAICFVFMFFWSQSKGQIKHTATIDYVPRTSMGVGGGGGGGGGGDAGKFTMKLI, from the coding sequence ATGTTTGTGGAGTCTGTTGTCAGATGGGGGGCATGGAGCATCTTGCTCCAGTGTGGATTATTGGGCGTGTCAGCAGGGGACTTCCCCTGGCCTTGCCCTGCCAGGTGTGTTTGTCGGCTTGAGACTTTAGAAGTTAACTGCTCTGACAAACAGCTGACTTCTGTGTCTGAGGGCTTCGCTAGTGGCACCCAGCGCATCAATTTATCTCGTAACAAGCTGAAGATGCTGGGTCGTCGCCAGTTCTTTGGCATGACCCAGCTAGAGGATCTGGACATTAGTGACAATGTCATTGCCATGATTGAAGTGGAGGCTTTCCAGGGCCTGCAGAACCTCAAGACCCTGTGTATTAGGAGCAATCGCCTCAAGATCATCTCTGTGGGGGTCTTCTCCGGACTGCCCAGCCTGCGCTTCCTGGACCTGAGTGAGAACGAGATCCTGGTCTTTCTGGACTTTACTTTCCGTGAGTTGGTGAGCCTTCACCAGCTGGAGGCTGGGGAGAATGACCTGGTGTTCATCTCCCAGCGGGCCTTTACCGGCCTGCAGAACCTGCAGGAGCTCAATCTGGACCGCAGCAACCTGACCTCCATCCCCACCGAGGCACTATCCCAGCTCCAGAGCCTGACTCGGCTGCGCATGATCCGCCTCACCATCTCGGCGCTGCCCAACAATGCCTTCCGCCGCCTGCATCGGCTGCGTAGCCTCGTCATCTCCCACTGGCCCTTGCTGGACAAGCTGGCCAGCAACAGCCTGATTGGCCTCAACCTCACCTCGCTGGTCATCAGCAGCTGCAATCTCAGTGCTGTCCCATACCAGGCACTGCGCCACCTGGTCTACCTGGGCTACCTGGACCTGTCCTACAACCCCATCACAGCCATCCAGGGTAACCTGCTGGGGGACCTGTTGCGGCTGCAGGAACTGCACCTGGCTGGGGGCAACCTGCTCCGCATCGAGCCAGGGGCCTTCAGGGGGCTGGCATACTTCCGTCTGCTCAACGTGACATCCAACCAGCTCAGCACACTGGAGGACAGTGCCTTCCACTCGGTGGGGAATCTGCAGGTCCTGCGGCTGGATGGAAACCCCCTGGCCTGCGACTGCCGACTACTCTGGGTGGTCCGCCGGCGACAGCGCCTGAACTTTGACGGTCGCCAACCCACCTGCTCCACACCGGACATGGTGCGAGAACGGGAATTCCGGGACTTCTCAGAGAAAGAGCTCCCGAGATTGTTCACCTGCCGGCAGGCCCGCATTGTAGACCGCAGATCCCAGGAGGTCAGGGTGGAGGAGGGCACTACGGTGCTCTTCTCCTGCAAGGCAGATGGTGACCCAATGCCCTCCTTTACCTGGTTGTCAGCCCAGCGGATTCCTCTCTCCACTACGGGGCGCATCAGGGTGTTGTCCAATGGGACTCTAGAGGTACGCTATGCCCAGGTTCAGGACAGCGGCACATACCAGTGCACGGCGGGCAACGCAGCTGGCAACGACAGCCTGTACGTCAGCCTCTATGTGAAGGGTTTCCCACGTAACCGCACCATGCCCTTTTTCACCGACGAAGGCTGGATAGAGTCCTCACACGCCCCTACTGCCAACTCCTCTGCCCAGGTGGCCAACCAGTACCCATTTGATGCCAAGACATTGATCATCGCCACCACCATGGGCTTCCTGTCCTTCCTCAGCTCAGTGGCTATCTGCTTCGTCTTCATGTTCTTCTGGAGCCAGAGCAAGGGGCAAATCAAACACACAGCCACCATCGACTATGTGCCCCGTACCTCAATGGGggtaggaggagggggagggggagggggtggaggggatgCTGGCAAGTTCACCATGAAGCTTATCTAA